In the genome of Anabaena cylindrica PCC 7122, the window TATTAGCTGATGGTTCTAGCCAGGTTGCTAACCCGGTTTTAGCTACTAGTGATTTTACAGCAGTTGAATCACAGGATGTAGTGATTTTAGCAATTAAAGCTAATAGTGTAAGTGCTATCGCTCCCTCTCTTCACCATCTATATCATGAGCAAACAATGGTAGTCACTGCTCAAAATGGTATTCCTTGGTGGTATTTCTGCAAACATGGTGGGGAATATAAAGGAACACGTCTAAATTCTCTTGATCCAGATGGTATTATTGAAAACAACATTGATATTGATAGGGTGATTGGCTGTGTTGTCTATCCTGCTGCGGAAATAGTAGAACCGGGAGTAATTCAGCATCTGGAAGGGGAAAGATTTACACTCGGAGAAATCGACGGTTCTAAAACTGAACGTATCCAATTATTAGCCCAAGCCTTGAAGAAAGCAGGATTTAAAGCCCCTGTACGTAATCAAATTAGAACAGAAATATGGATAAAATTATGGGGAAATATTGCATTTAATCCCATTAGTGCCTTAACTGGTGCAACCCTAGAAGCCATTGCCCAATATTCTCACAGCCGAGAACTAGCACGACAAATGATGTTAGAAGCGCAAACTATAGCTGAAAAGCTAGGTGTTAAATTTGGCATCAGCTTAGAACAGCGAATTAACGGTGCAGAAAAAGTTGGCGCTCATAAAACATCTATGTTACAAGATATCGAAGCTGGACGACCAACAGAAATAGAAGCGATCGCAGGTGCAGTGGTAGAACTAGGTAAACTCACGCAAACACCTACGCCCCATATTGATGCACTTTACGCCAGTGTTAAGTTATTGGAGTTGACAGGGAAACAAAGAAGATAATTACGAATTACGAATTACGAATTACGAATTACGAATTACGAATTACGAATTACGAATTACGAATTACGAATTACGAATTGTATTAGAGCCTTTGAGTACTTCTAACAAACTCCGCAACATCCAATAAGCAGAAGTGCCACCGGGATCTTGATGTCCTATACTGCGATCGCCCAAATAACTCGCTCTACCCTTCTTTGCTAACATAGGTATAGTTGCCTTCAAACCTTGTTCAGCCGCAGCAACTGCCATTTGTAAAGCTTCCACAGTTCCCATACCTTGGCCTACAGCTTGTTCAAAAGCCACCACAGCCGGAGAGAGTACATCCACCATCGTCTTATCTCCCAACTGCGTCTTACCCCGCTCAATCACTC includes:
- a CDS encoding 2-dehydropantoate 2-reductase; the encoded protein is MKICIVGAGAIGGYLGAKLVLSGEEVTLIARGSHLEAIQKNGLKIILADGSSQVANPVLATSDFTAVESQDVVILAIKANSVSAIAPSLHHLYHEQTMVVTAQNGIPWWYFCKHGGEYKGTRLNSLDPDGIIENNIDIDRVIGCVVYPAAEIVEPGVIQHLEGERFTLGEIDGSKTERIQLLAQALKKAGFKAPVRNQIRTEIWIKLWGNIAFNPISALTGATLEAIAQYSHSRELARQMMLEAQTIAEKLGVKFGISLEQRINGAEKVGAHKTSMLQDIEAGRPTEIEAIAGAVVELGKLTQTPTPHIDALYASVKLLELTGKQRR